The genomic DNA GCCGGCGGTGCGTAGCTGGCCGTGGCCGTCTTGCACCGGAAGCGCCACAGCTCCTTGCCATCATCATCCAGCGCGTACACCTGCTCGTCGTCGCACCCGGCGACGATCTCCAGGCGCGGGTCGTTGTCCAGGTTGCCCACGTCGAGCGCCCGGCAAGCCTGTGGCAGCCGGAACTGCCACAGCAGCTTGCCGTCGGCCGTGCTGCAGCTCACCCCCGCGGGTCCATACCCCACCCACTCGTCCTTGCCATCACCATTGACGTCGGCCACCCGCAGCCCGTGCAGCGCCTGAGCCAGCTTTGCCGTGCATGCCGTCACGCCGAACGCCGCAGCCGGGGCCGGGGCCGCGCTCTGGGGCTGAGCCAGCGCTCGCAGGTCGGCACACACCGCCGCCAGGGCCGGCTGGGCCTGCAGTTCCCGCAGCGCCGCCTGCAGTTCATCACGCAGCGGCGGCGCCTGGTCGAGCGCCGCCTCACTCTCCCCGGCCCGCAGCAGGCCGATGAAGCCGAGCGTCTCACCGGCCTTCAGATCGGCCGCCAGGTCCTCCTGCAACACCGTGGCCTGCGGCGTCGCGTGGCGGTACCACATCTGCCACTCTTCCGCGTTCTGGTACGGCTCCTGCACGACATCCATGCTGGCGCCGGGAGTGAAGACGATGTCACAGGCCTTCCCCGCCTGCTTGAGGCGCAGGCGGTCCGGCTGCAGGGCGTAGTCGCCCAGCCCACGGAAGCTCCGCCGCACCACATACCGCCCCGGCTCGCGGGCAATGACCCGATCGGCCACGATGAAGCTGGCCCCCCGATGCCAGATGATCGTGCGCTCCCAGTCCGCCCCGGAGTAACCGCTGAACACGGTCTGGCACAGGCTGTAGCGCGGCCCCTCAACGAACTGCTTCAGCTTCGCCTCGTGGACGCGATACGATACCTGCCCGTCGCGCATGATGTACAGGCCCGAATGGTCCTTGATGCCGCGCTCGGCGTACGTGTGATCCACCAGCCACATGCGGCCCTGGGCGGTGAAGTTGACGATCGTGTTGACGTCCTCGTGCATGTGGCCGGCCGGGCCGTCGGGGTATCCCTCCAGACTCCCGAACTTCCCTGCTCCGTCGAGCAGCAGGTACTGGTCCTCGGGCTTGAGGCCCGAGCGGAAGACGATCTTGTTGAACCACTCGTCACCGACGCCCTCGTTCGGGCACGTCACGAACTCCTTGCTGCCTTCGCCCTTGCGCAGCGTTTGCTTGACGATCGCGAACCGCTTCATGCCGATCCAGTCGGTCGGCTCCTGCGGCGTGACGCTCAAGTCCACCGGCAGGCTCTTCTGGAAGATGCGCAGCCCGCAGGCCGCCGGCAGGAACTCCCGGGAGGCCCAGGCGAGCTTCGGGTCGCGGGTGAACCACGCCACGGGCGCAATCGCCTCGAAGAACTCGGGATGCACAAGCGAGGGCGAGTCCCCGAAGCCGGTGGCCAGCCCGAGGTTGTTGACACAGCACTGGGCGATGAACTCGGCGTACGTGCGCGCGATGCCCAGATCGAAGAAACGCAAGTCGCGCGCCCCGCAGGCATACAGCATGGTGCTGTGCGGGCAGTAATTCAGGTAACCCGAGGCGTCTTCGAGGATCTGGTGGCTGTGGCACTGCCCGGCGAAGGTCGCCCGTGCCACGCTCATCCAATACGCGGTGTCGGGCAACTGGTAGTACTTGTCGAAGTACTGCCACGCCCGAAAGCTCATGGCGGCGGAGCTGGTGCCGTGGTTCTCATCCACGACCTGCACGAAGCCCTGCTTCACCAGTTCGTGCACAGCCCGCTTCTCGGGCCCCACCCGCGCATCGGCCAGCAGCGCGTTGGCAATCGCCAGCCGGTCCTCGTCGCTCCACACCGGCAGCTCCTCCAGCACATCCCACATCGGCGTCAGCACGCTGGCGACGCCCTCCTGCTCCGGCCCCGTCGCGGGCCGGGTCAGCAGCGCCCGGTTGGCGTCCACGAGCTGCTTCATCAGCGGCGGCAGGTCGGCGTTGCCGGTGCGCAGCCACGTGTCGCCGAGGCGAGCGAGTGCGGCCATCAGGCTCAGGAAGTTGCCCCCCTGGCTGGCGATGAGGCGCCCCTGCTCGTCCATGAAGCCTCCCGCCTGCAGGAACGTGCGGAAGTACGTGAGGTCGCTGTATTGCGGTTGGCGCTTGGAGCCGGCGGCGTCCGGCGGCGGGGGAAAAAAGCGGAGTGTGACAGGGGTGAACTTCACCTCATTGACGGGCTGCGGGAGCACGACCTCGCCACGGGGCGGCACGTGCCTGGACAGGAAGCCCTGCACTGCCAGTCGCACACCTGCCTCGTCCGATCCCGCCAGCTCCAGCACGTTCACGCCGGTGGCGAAGGGGTCGTGCACCGTGCGGACGACGCTGCCGCCGGGGCCGGGGAACAGGGAGTCTTCAGCGACGTAGCCCTGTCCCCACAGCACCGCCAGCAGACGATTGGTGTTGACATTGCCCAGCGCCACGAGGTGGCGCTTCCCGGCCCGCGCCAGGTCAAGCGCCCAGTGCTCGGAGACCAGATCGGTGTCGCGGATGGTCTCGGGCTTCGCGCCATGCGTCGCCAGCGCCGCGGCCAGCTCCTCCCCCACTGGGCGCAGGCCCTCGGGGCACACGATGGCGCACCGGGCCTGCCCGCCGACGATCAGTTCGGTCCGCGGGACCAGGGGCTTGAGCTGCGTGATGGGCTGGGCCTGCGCGGGCAGGCAGGCCAACAACGTCACCAACGCCAGGAAGCTCCGCATGGCACGCCTCCGCCCCCCTCGATTCCCGATTCCCGATTCCCTACTTCGGCTTCTTCATCTCCGGCGTCCAGAGCTGGTCTCGCGTCACGCCCACGCTCTCGAGGACATCCATCATGTGGTGGATGCCGTCGAGGCTGTTGATGTCGTGGGCGTCCGTCGAGACGCTGATCTTCACCCCGCGCTGGGCGATGCTCGCGATGTAGTGCCGGTAGGACTCGCGGAAGGCCTCGCCATACTGGGCCGCGGTGAAGAAGGCCGAGTGGTTCGCCTCGATGGCGGTGCCATGGGCTAGCGCTGCGTCGGCGATCTCCCGGGCGTGCCAGTCAGGGATCTGTCCCATGTCCGTCAGCCACTCCATCGGCCCGCCCGGCTTGAACTCCCCGGCCCCGAACCACCACGGATGCACCAGCACGTCCACCAGCGGGTTGGCGATGACTTGCAGCATCAGTTGGTGCTGCAGATCGATGATTGCGGACTTGTCCGGCTCGCTGAAGTATGACGTGTGCGGCCCGCCGATCACGGTCTCAAAGCCGCCCTGGGCCAACTGCTCGCGGTCAATGGACACCGCCCCCGTGTCCTTGTTGATGACATTGACCTCGACCCCGAAGTAGATCTTCATCCGGCTGTTGATCTGGGCGAGGTCCTGCTTGATCAAGTCGTGCTTGGGCAGGAACTCGGGGGCGTTGAGGTGGTCGGTGATGGCGATGGCCTCGAGGCCAAGACCCTCGCAGCGCTCCACGAGCGCGGGGACGGTCATGGTCTCATTGGCACAGCGCAGATACGTGGTGTGAATGTGGAAGTCGAACGGTGCGGGCATTGTGTCTCCTTGCGTGTCAGGGCGGGGTGTCGGCACAGCCGACGGGGCCCCGCCGTCTGGGATAGGTACAGGGCGCGACAAAGGGCGGGGGCGCCGTCGCCTGCACCGACGCCCCGCCCTGGCATGGGCCTACATCCGTCCGGGGATCATGTTCCCGGGGTTCAGAATCCAGTTCGGGTCCAACACTTGCTTCACCGCGGCGATCTGGCGCAGGCCGTCCTCGCCGTACATGATCTGCAGGTACGGCACGTTCCGGCCGTTCACCTCGGCCGTCTTCTTGCCGAGGCCGTGCTCGGCGGAGATGGTCCCGCCCAGCGCCGCGGCCTGCTGCGCCAGCCCGGCATACAGCCGCTGGGCCACGGTCAGCTCTTCGGTGTTGCGCGCCAGGAAGTTGAAGTGCAGGTGGTAGTTGCCCAGGTGCCCCCAGGTGGCGGTGTGCTCGCCCTCATGGGGGAACTGCGCGCGGAAGGAGTCGGCGGCCTCGATGCTGAGTGCCAGCAGCTTCGGGAACTGCTCGGCGGGCACGGCAAAGTCGGTGCCGAGCTTGTAGCTCCCCTGCCGCCGCAGGTAGGCGTTCACGCCGTCGGGCAGCGAATGCCGGAAGTCCTTCTGCTCCTGGCGCTCGGCGGCATCCTCGGCGAACCAGTCCTGCGCGACGTGGTTCTCCTCGAGCGCCACCAGCAGCGCCTCGGCGTCGTCCATGCTCCCGGCGATCTCGGTGTAGATCGCGGCGGCATAGTTGCCGCGCACGGTCGGGTGCTGCATGAAGTTCAGGGCGTGCCCGTCAAAGTACTCGATGGACAGCACTGGCAGCCCCTCCGCCTTGGCCTGCCGCAGGTCCGCCACGAAGCCGAAGGCGTCCTCCAGGCTGCTGAAGAAGGCGATCTCGGCGATGATCTCCCTGTCCAGGCGCGCCAGCTTCAGCCGCGCCTGCGTAACGACCCCCAGAATGCCTTCGGCTCCCACGAACAGGTCCACCAGGTCCATGTCCGGGGCGGCGTAGAGCCCGGCGGCGTTCTTCACGGCCGGCATGGGATAGGTCGGTATGGGGATGTCCAGGTCGCGGCCGCCCACGGCGAAGCGCAGGCGGCCGTCGCGCGCCGTGACGTCGCCGCGCTCCACGGTCAGCGGCTCACCTGTCGGCAGCACCAACTCCAGGGCCTCAACCCACTGCCGCGTCGCGCCATAGTGGAAGGTCCGCGCCCCCGAGGCATTGGTGGCGATGCTGCCCCCCAGCGTCGCGGTGCGCTCGGTGGGATCGGGCGGGTAGATCACTCCGGCCGGCAGCATCCCCCCCAACAACTCCAGCGTGAGCCCCGTCGGCGCCACCGCCTCCAACCGTTCCTCATCAAGCAGGATGCTGTACGTCCGCCCGAACTGCTCGTGCTCGACACGTGGGGGGTCTGTCCCCGCAGAGGGCTGACCCCGCAGGGCCTCCCCCTCGGGGTCAGCCCCCTGCGCGAGCGGCGCCGCCGCTCTCTCCGGGGACAGACCCCTGGCTTCTCGCATCTCCGCGGTGCTCAGCACCCAGCCCCCGCCGGTCGCTACCCGCCCGCCCGTCAGGCCGGTGCCCCCGCCCGAGGTGGTGACAGATACGCCCCGCGCGTTGGCATCGCGCAGCAACTGTGCGACGTCGTCCACGTTCTCGGGGAAATACACCGCCTCGACACCGGCGGCGTGGAAGGCCCCGCCCTCGTCGGTCTCAAACTCCGCTATGGCGTCTGCGTCTTGTTTGACCAGCATTAGCCTGACAACACCATTCCCATCCCGAACAGTATGCCGAACGCCGCGACGGCCAGCACCAAAACCGTGCCCCAGAACTTCATGGCCCAGTTGTGGCAGGTGTGCGTCGTGCCATCGGGCAGTTGGACCTTCCACAGTTCCAGATAGGGGATCGGGTAGCGCCGGTACCAGCCGCGCATCACCACATCCTGCCCGATGAAGCTCTCCGCGCGGAAGAGGCCGAACAGGAACTCCAGGAGGCGTAGCGGCTGCCGGTAGTCGGTGGTCATGAAGCCGCTGCCATCGTGGATGACGAGGTCCTCACTCCAGTAGAGCCCCGGGATGCCGCGCCCGATGACCTTGCCCCGCAGCGTCACCGGCTTGCAGCGAATGTGCGACACTTTGACCTCGCCCACCACGTCGGCGATTCGGGCCGACGGGAACTCCTGCTTGGGGTAGGCGAACCCAAGGCGGACCAGGTTGCACAGGGCCCAGCCGGCCACAGCCACCGCTCCGACCAGATACCAGCTCTCCTCCTTGACCCCTGTCATGGTCAGGGCCCCGATGCCCGCCACGAGGAACCCCAGCAGGGGCAGGTAGTTGAACAGCAGGTCGGTGGCGAAGTCGTCCCAGTAGCTCTCCGGCTTGGTGTCGGGCAGGTCGTACATGGGCCGCTGCCCGATCGCCGTCGCCAGCCGGTCCAGGTGCCCCAGGCGCTTGGCCGGCAGCGGGTGTGAGGACGATAGCTCGGCCACCGTGGCCCAGGGGTTCCACAGGTCCCAGCGCATCGCGTTCAGCGCCGTCCGGTGGTCGTACGACCGGGTGCTCTCCTGGTATCCACCGGCCACCGCCAGGGCCATGGAGCTGCCGTACTTGGGGTCGAAGATGCCCATCATCTTCGCGCCCCCGGCCGCCACCACGGACACCTCCGCCTGCTTCTTCTTGTCGGCCACCGCCGGGGCCGTGCGCGCCAGGCCGTAGGCGATCTTCACCAGCGCCGAGGCCAGCGCATTCGGGTTGCGGGTGACGACGGCCGAGTACTGATCGGCGTAGTACTCGCGCACGCGCGACAGGAACAGCACGATGTACTCGCTGATCAGATACGCGATGTACGAGGCAATCGCCACGGCCACGATGGCCCCGGCGTTCTTGCCCCGGCCGCGCCCGGCCCGGATGCCGAACCGATAGATGATGTACAGCACCAGCGGCACCGTCGCCGCCACCGTCATCACCACGAAGTCCCAGTGGGCAATGTGCCCCAGCTCGTGCGCCATGACCGCCTCGGTCTCGGCCTCGTCGCACATCTCCACCAGCCCGCGCGTCAGCACCAGCCGCGCATCGCTCGGCCAGTGGCCGAAGCAGAAGGCATTGGGGTTGCCGTCCTCGATGATCCCGAACCGCGGGACGGGCAGCCGCCGCTGCAAGCACATCTCGCGCAGTCTGCTGCCCAGCTGCGGACTCACCGTCTCCGGCGCGACCCAGTTGATCTTCAGGATCCACTGCAGGATTGTCGGCGAGATGGCGAACTGCAGCGCCGACATGCCGATGGCGATGCCCAGCGCCAGCGGCAGGGCCGTGGCGGTGGGCAGATCGGCGGCGTACAGCGCCGCCACCAGTACGGCAAACAACAGCCCGAACAGCACGCCCAGAACGGCAAACGAGCGAAACGCGAGGTTGAGCACCTCGGCCCTCCTTCTCAGGGCACGATCCGCACGTAGTCCAGCGCCACCGCTGCTCCCGCCACATCGGTCGGGTCCAGCCGCAGCCCCCTCAGATAGCCCTCCCACCCCGGCGCCTGGCTCAGGTCGAGCCGGTACTCGTGGACGGCCCCATCTGCGACTATGTCGAATGACAGACTGTGTTCTACAGTGAGCTTGCGCAGGCTGGTGCGCCACCAGAGCCGCCCCTGCTTGCCTGCTGATGCCGCCAGCCCGATCAGCGCCGTCTTGTACGGCCGCGTGTCCAGCATCGTGTCGCCGCCAAACATCGCGGGCTGGTCGCTGTCGGTACGGCCGGTAAGCTGCCCGTCGAGGATGCGCAGCACGCTCATGCCCATCGCCGACGTCCAGGTCTCCTTGGTGTCAAACTCCCAGGTCCGGGGCGGCGCCGGATAGGAGCGGTCATACGGCCCCATTCCCACCTCCCCCGGCAGCACCAACCGCGTGTCGTGGAGGGGCCGGCTACCAGCCGGCCCGCCGTCACCGGCGCTGGCCGCCACCCCCGTCGCCGCCGCCAGCGCATCGAGCCACCGCGTCCCCTCCGGCCGGCAGGGCTCGAGCCCCGGTGTGCCGTTCCAGTCCCCCGCGATCACCACCGGCAGGGCCAGGCTGTCGGGGCGTCGGCCTCGCAGCAGCGCGATCCGCAGCAGCATCTGCAGACGCTCGGGCGTCAGGTCGGCCTGCCACGCCGGCTGCAGGCACAGCACGTGGGGCACTTGCCGCTGCGTGGCGTCCTCCCAGGCTTCCAGCACGGGCTGGCACGCCGCCACGAGGTCCTCGGTATGCAGGTCGGCCGCTGCCACATAGCCTGCCGTCTGCAGCAGTTCTGCAGACGCCATGTTCAGCGGCATGCACGCCACCAGCGCCACCGCACCCTCGGCCGCCACGGCCCGCAGGTCGCTCAGGCCCCACCCCTCGCGGCCCCGCTGCAGGGCCTGTCCCACGAGCAGCACAGGCTTGCCCTGGTGGCGCAGGTAGTTCGGCTGGGCCATGATCGGCGCCAACTCGGCCAGCAACTCTCGCGCGGCGTCGGCGGTCGGCACCGGGTCGGTCCAGCGCAGGCACAGCCCGGCTTGCCGCGCCAGCCGCGACCCCAGGAAGGCGTCCAGCACCCTCCCCTCGTCCTTGCGCACGTCCACGATGAAGCCGCTCAGGCCGTGCTCCAGCCCCCACTTCACCTGCCAGTCCACGACCTCGGGGTCGAGGGCATAGTCGCCCAGGTACGGTCGCCGGTACAGCATCCGGTCCAGGATCGCCGGGCCCATGCCTGGCGGCGGTGGCTCGTGCAGGTGCGCGTACAGCGGCTGCGCACCCTTCGCCGTCGGCGCCGGCACACGCTCGGCCACCGGGATGCCGGACGCCGGAGCCGGCTCCAGTCGCAGGTCCTCCTGCAGCGTCCGGTCGCCGTAGTCGGCCCGCAGGTGCACCGTGCCCGGGCCGGACGCCTTCGCCAGCCACGTCACGGGCTCGGGCACACCGTGCGGCAGGCGCTCGACCACCGAGACGCCGTCCGGAATGGAGATACTGTCATCGGCGGTCACGCTGACGCGGATTGGTCGCGCCTCCACGCCACCCTCGTTCTGTAGCACCCACACGAACCGGAAGGCCCGCCCCGCCTCGATGGCGGGCTCCACCGGCCCCGCGAACGCCGTGCGCAGGTCCGCCGGCCCTTGCGGCGCATTGCTCAGCCGCAGGTCGTGGACCAATACCTCCGGCGTAGTGGCGCGATTCATCGCGCCTTCAGCCCCCACTGCCAGCGCCAACCCGGCCAGGTCCCCGTTCCACGACTCCTCATCGCTGCAATGCATGTTGTAGGTGTGCCGCCCCGGCCGCAGGGCCAGCGTCGGGCCGTGCAGACCGCGCTGCACGGTCGTGGCCCACTGCAGTTGCATGGACACAGGGTCGCGCACGGTCAACTCGAGGCTCAGCCACTCGTAGCGGTACGTCGGTACCGCCAGGGGCGGCGAAGCCAGCACGACGTCGCGATCCATCAGCCGCATCTGCGTGCCATCCACCCCGGGGCGCAGCACCGCTACCCCCAGCACCGGTAGCCACTGCCCGGCCTGGGCGGGGTTGTCGAACTGCCACTGGGCCTGGCCCGTTGGCTCCGCGTCCGGCCCCACCAGGCGCACGGTGCGCAGCCGCAGTTGCAGCCCGGGCGGCCCCATGAGGCGCAGCCCCGTCACAGTCCGCAGGTTCTGCCAGTGCGGCAGCAGGCGCAGATCATGGTTCTGCCCGTCAGCGGGGACCTGCACCGGGAGGGCCCCCTGCCAGCCCGTCGCTGCCCCCGTGCGGCTCTCGCCCTGCCACACCAGGTGGATCGGCCCGGCGCTGCGGACGCTCAGCGAGAGCTCGATGGTCTGGAAGGCCTGCGTGGGGACTTCCAGGGCCGGCGAGCGCAGCGACACGCCCTCATCCGAGCCCGGCCACAGCGTGCCCTCAGCGCTCGTCTGCGGCATGGAGGTGGCTTCATCGCGCCAGCCGGCCAGCCCCTTGGCGAAGTCCCATGACGCCAGCGTCTTCGCAGGCGCCAGGCTGCAGATGCAAGCGATCAGGGCCACGATCAGCAATGGGATCCGCATGGGCATGAAGATCTGGTTCCGCATCAGAATCACATCAGTGCCGGCGTCCCGCCGGCCCAGGCCCCTCTCCACTCCCGTTCCCTATCGGCCGCCCCAATCCCTCCGCCCGCGGGAAGAACCCCTCCGCCCATGGCCGGCGAGACGCCGGCACTGGGCGGAGGTATGCCTCCCGCCTCCCGCCTCCCGCCTCCCCAATCCCCAATCCCCAATCCCCGATCCCGCCTCCCCGACAAACGTTTGACTCCAACTGCATAACCTGCTTATGATTAGGCACCCAACCGACGCACCATGAGGCGAGGACACGGGATGATCTATCTCGACCATTCAGCAACCACCAAGGTTGATCCCGAAGTGCTGGAGCAGATGCTCCCCTTCTTGCAGGACCAGTTCGGCAACCCCAGCAGCGTCTACCGCCTGGCGGGTCAATCGCGTGCAGCCATGGACCGGGCGCGCGAGCAGGTTGCCGCGCTCATCAACGCCGACCCGCGCGAGATCATCTTCACCGGCGGCGGCTCCGAAGCAGACAACCTGGCCATCAAGGGCTATGCCTGGGCCCACCAGGACAAGGGCAAGCATCTGATCACCTGCGCCATCGAGCACCACGCCGTCTTGCACGCCTGCGAGCGCCTGCAGAAGATGGGCTTCGAGGTCACCACGCTGTGCGTGGACCAGCACGGCATGGTGGACCCCCAGCAGGTGGCCGAGGCCATTCGCGACGACACGCTCCTGGTGACGATCATGCACGCCAACAACGAGGTCGGCACGGTCGAGCCGGTCGAGGAGATCGCGGCGCTGTGCCACGAGCGCGGTGTGGCCTTCCACACCGACGGCGTGCAGTCGTTGGGCCGCATCCCCATTGACGTCAAACAGATGGGCGCGGACATGATGGCCTTCTCGGCCCACAAGATCTACGGCCCCAAGGGCGTGGGGGTGCTGTACCTGAAGAAGAGCACGCGGGTCTGGCCGGTCATTGACGGCGGCGCCCAGGAGCGCGGTATCCGTTCGGGCACCGAGAACGTCGCCGGCATCGTCGGCATGGGCCAGGCTTGCGAGCTGCTCAGCCGCCGCATGGACGAGGACAATGCCCGCATCTTCGCGCTGCGCGAGCGCCTCAAGCAGGGCATCACGGACCGCATCGAGTACCTGCTGTACACCGGCCACCCCGAGCAGCGCCTGCCCAACATCGCCAGCTTCTGCTTCCGCTACATCGAGGGTGAGGGCATCCTGCTGAGCCTGGACGCCTACGACATCTGCGCCTCCTCGGGCTCGGCCTGCACCTCGGGTAGCCTCGACCCCAGCCACTGCCTGATGGCCATGGGCTTCCCCCATGCCATCGCCCATGGCAGCTTGCGCCTCAGCCTCGGCCGCGAGAACACCGAGACCGAAATAGACCGCGTCGTCGAGGTCCTGCCGGGCATCATCCAGCGTCTGCGCGAGATGTCGCCCCTGTACGGTGACGCCCGCCGCAACGGGGAGGTCTAGCCCCCGTGGCCCGGCTGCTGCCCCTGGGCGCTATGCTCCTGCTGCCCCTGCTCGCCGGCTGCGGCTCGGGTTCGGGTACGGTGACGGACGGGACGACGTACTTCGTGGTGTCCCGGCCGGCATCTGCCGACAGTGACTCCTATCTCCTGCCGCTGACGGACCCGGACGACATCGCCCACGCCCGCGCTCTGATCGCCGATCGCGCGGCCGCAGGGGCGCAGATCGTCGTCGCCCGCATCGAGCGCGGCAGCAGCGACGGCCTGACGGACAACCGCGACCTGCTCAACGAGGGCCGCCGCTGGTCGTGGCACGTCAGTGAGTTCCTGGGCTTCGCCGAGGCCACCATCGAGATCCTGGACGGCAACCCCAGCTACGTCGAGGCCAACCTGGACGAGTGGATGCGTATCACCGGGGGCGAGATCGGCTTCTGGAGCTACACCGTCACGCGCGAAGTCAGTCCCTCGGAGCTATGACCCGGCCGATGAGCACTCCTGACCAGCCCTCCGTCACCGCGGCCGACATCGTCGCCGGCCTCCGCGACCTCGGCCTGGCCCTCGGCGACCTCGTACAGGTCCACTCATCTCTCAGCGCCTTCGGGTACGTCGAGGGTGGCGTGGATACGGTCGTGGATGCCTTACTGGAAGCCGTCGGCCCCGAGGGTACGGTGATGGTGCCGACCTTCAACCACGGCGCCGTCGACATCTTCGACCTGGACACCAGCCCCTCCACCAACGGGGCGATCACCGAGGCACTCCGTCGCCGCCCGGAGGCCCACCGCAGCCTACACCCGACCCATCCGACCGCCGCCATCGGCCCGCTCGCCCAGTTGCTGACGCGCGACCACCTCGCCGCCGGCACCTTCGGCCTGATCTCACCCCTGGGTAAGCTCGCAGCGATGGGCGGCAAGGTCCTGCTGCTGGGCGTGGGGATGAACGTGAACACGATGGCACACCTGGGGGAGACGCTGTACGGTGTGCCGTGCTTCATTGAGGGTTGGCCGCGCCGCCTGGTGGACATGCAGGGCCGCATCGTCCCGGCGGTGGGCCTCTACTGGCGCAACGGCCCGTGCCGCGTCGAATGGGACGCGCTCGAACAGGCTCTCCGCACCCGCAGCCTCATCCGCGACGGGCGCATCGGTAACGCTGAGACCCACCTGATGCCGGGCGCCGAAGTCCTCGGCGCCACGGTCCGCCTCTGCCAGCAACTCTGCCCGACCTGCGAGACCCGCCCCCGCATCGTCGAGTAGCGGGCACCGCGACCAGGCCGTCGCCGTTGGGCCGTCGCCGTTGGAGGGGCCGGCTATCAGCCGGCCCGCCGTTACTGGGACCGCGGGCATCCTGCCCGCGAGCCGTAGCCGTAGCCGTAGCCGTTGCCGTTCCGCCTCCCCCTACAGCGCCTTCTCCGGCAGCTTCTCCGCCTGCACCGCCGCCTCCAGCGCCGCCATCGTCTTCTGCATCTCCTCCCGCCCCTTCTGCGCCCGGAAGACGATCCCACCGTCGGCCGGCCAGCCGCCCGGCACGCACCGTCCGCCCCCGGCCTCCAGGATCGAGCGGTCGAACATCTTCTCGATCTGCGTGTAGTCCCCGGCCAAGCGCCTCAGCCCGTCCAGCACCGGCTGCAGCTTCGCCGGCCGCTCCGCCGGCGGCAATGCCCCAAGCTGCGGCCACAGTTCCACAAGCTGCTTCGTGAGCAGGACCCGCCGCGCCAGCGTGTCGTGGATGTGCACATCATGGGCCATGAAGTCCAGCGTCACCGTGTTGCGCGTGGCGAGCTTCCGCAACTCCGCGATGGCCGCATCGGCCCGTGCGCAGAACCCCTGCAGCCGCTGCGCCTCCGCCGCCAGGTCCGGCTTCGCGGCCAGCGCCTCCGCCGTCTTGGCCAGCGGCACGGCCAGCATCTCCTCGAGCACGCGGTTGTTGCTCCAGAAGCCCTGCTCCTTGCGCTGGCCATACGGCTCGTGCATGGCCTGCAGCACGGCTGCGTCCAGGCCATCCGGAGCGGCTGCGGGTGGCACCCCGAACCACTGCCGCGCAAACCGCCAGCGGAAGTCGCCGGCGTCCGACGCCGCCGAGTTCCACCCGCACTGCCCGCTGAACACCACGCCATACAGGTTCAACTCGAAGATGTTCCGCCCGCCCCAGATGCCGTGCACCCACGTGCAGGTGCACTCGCCCGGCACCTGCCGTGCGACACCGGCCGCGAGGAACCCGCTGATGTTGCCGAAGGTGTTGTTCCAATCATCGCCACCGTTGTAGTACCGCGTCACAGCCGGCGTGGCCCATGTGTTGGCAAACCCCTCCTCCTGCAGCCGTCGCAGCGTGGGGTAGCTCGATTGGTTCCCGTAGTGCCAGTCGAACACGACGATGTCCTTGGCCAGCTTGTCTTTCGCCTCGTCGGTGTAGCCCTGCTCGTGCCACCAGATCATCATCCCGCGCTTGCGGTCGGCGAGCATCTGGTGGATCTTCATCATGTGCTCGGCGTACAGCCCCGGCTTGCCAACCGCCTCGGCGCGCGCCTTGCACTGGTCGCACTTGGCGAAGCCATGCCCGAATTCATCGCCCCCGACATGGATCGCGTCGGCGCACGGGAACGCCTGCAGCAGTTCATCGAACAGGTCGCCGAGGAACGTGAAGGTCTCGGGGTTGCTGGAGCAGTAGACGTCCCCGCTCTCCTGCAGATGCTTCAACTCCGGATGGGACAGTACGCTCCCCGAGTGCCCGAGCGTCTGCTGCTGGGGCACCAGGCGCATGCCATGCTGCATGGCGTACTCACTCAGCAGCTTGCCCTTCTCGATGGTGAAGCCATTGCGCCCCTTG from bacterium includes the following:
- a CDS encoding PHP domain-containing protein, with product MPAPFDFHIHTTYLRCANETMTVPALVERCEGLGLEAIAITDHLNAPEFLPKHDLIKQDLAQINSRMKIYFGVEVNVINKDTGAVSIDREQLAQGGFETVIGGPHTSYFSEPDKSAIIDLQHQLMLQVIANPLVDVLVHPWWFGAGEFKPGGPMEWLTDMGQIPDWHAREIADAALAHGTAIEANHSAFFTAAQYGEAFRESYRHYIASIAQRGVKISVSTDAHDINSLDGIHHMMDVLESVGVTRDQLWTPEMKKPK
- a CDS encoding FAD-binding oxidoreductase — its product is MLVKQDADAIAEFETDEGGAFHAAGVEAVYFPENVDDVAQLLRDANARGVSVTTSGGGTGLTGGRVATGGGWVLSTAEMREARGLSPERAAAPLAQGADPEGEALRGQPSAGTDPPRVEHEQFGRTYSILLDEERLEAVAPTGLTLELLGGMLPAGVIYPPDPTERTATLGGSIATNASGARTFHYGATRQWVEALELVLPTGEPLTVERGDVTARDGRLRFAVGGRDLDIPIPTYPMPAVKNAAGLYAAPDMDLVDLFVGAEGILGVVTQARLKLARLDREIIAEIAFFSSLEDAFGFVADLRQAKAEGLPVLSIEYFDGHALNFMQHPTVRGNYAAAIYTEIAGSMDDAEALLVALEENHVAQDWFAEDAAERQEQKDFRHSLPDGVNAYLRRQGSYKLGTDFAVPAEQFPKLLALSIEAADSFRAQFPHEGEHTATWGHLGNYHLHFNFLARNTEELTVAQRLYAGLAQQAAALGGTISAEHGLGKKTAEVNGRNVPYLQIMYGEDGLRQIAAVKQVLDPNWILNPGNMIPGRM
- a CDS encoding M48 family metalloprotease is translated as MLNLAFRSFAVLGVLFGLLFAVLVAALYAADLPTATALPLALGIAIGMSALQFAISPTILQWILKINWVAPETVSPQLGSRLREMCLQRRLPVPRFGIIEDGNPNAFCFGHWPSDARLVLTRGLVEMCDEAETEAVMAHELGHIAHWDFVVMTVAATVPLVLYIIYRFGIRAGRGRGKNAGAIVAVAIASYIAYLISEYIVLFLSRVREYYADQYSAVVTRNPNALASALVKIAYGLARTAPAVADKKKQAEVSVVAAGGAKMMGIFDPKYGSSMALAVAGGYQESTRSYDHRTALNAMRWDLWNPWATVAELSSSHPLPAKRLGHLDRLATAIGQRPMYDLPDTKPESYWDDFATDLLFNYLPLLGFLVAGIGALTMTGVKEESWYLVGAVAVAGWALCNLVRLGFAYPKQEFPSARIADVVGEVKVSHIRCKPVTLRGKVIGRGIPGLYWSEDLVIHDGSGFMTTDYRQPLRLLEFLFGLFRAESFIGQDVVMRGWYRRYPIPYLELWKVQLPDGTTHTCHNWAMKFWGTVLVLAVAAFGILFGMGMVLSG
- the nifS gene encoding cysteine desulfurase NifS, encoding MIYLDHSATTKVDPEVLEQMLPFLQDQFGNPSSVYRLAGQSRAAMDRAREQVAALINADPREIIFTGGGSEADNLAIKGYAWAHQDKGKHLITCAIEHHAVLHACERLQKMGFEVTTLCVDQHGMVDPQQVAEAIRDDTLLVTIMHANNEVGTVEPVEEIAALCHERGVAFHTDGVQSLGRIPIDVKQMGADMMAFSAHKIYGPKGVGVLYLKKSTRVWPVIDGGAQERGIRSGTENVAGIVGMGQACELLSRRMDEDNARIFALRERLKQGITDRIEYLLYTGHPEQRLPNIASFCFRYIEGEGILLSLDAYDICASSGSACTSGSLDPSHCLMAMGFPHAIAHGSLRLSLGRENTETEIDRVVEVLPGIIQRLREMSPLYGDARRNGEV
- a CDS encoding AAC(3) family N-acetyltransferase, producing the protein MSTPDQPSVTAADIVAGLRDLGLALGDLVQVHSSLSAFGYVEGGVDTVVDALLEAVGPEGTVMVPTFNHGAVDIFDLDTSPSTNGAITEALRRRPEAHRSLHPTHPTAAIGPLAQLLTRDHLAAGTFGLISPLGKLAAMGGKVLLLGVGMNVNTMAHLGETLYGVPCFIEGWPRRLVDMQGRIVPAVGLYWRNGPCRVEWDALEQALRTRSLIRDGRIGNAETHLMPGAEVLGATVRLCQQLCPTCETRPRIVE